TTCTTCTTCTGAGGTTTCATAGGCAGCGATCGCTGCTCGTTAATTGCCTTAAAGATGCCAGAATCTACATTGGTGTTAACTTGTCCCAGCCCCTTAATTTCGGTAGGATTCCCCACAACAAAACCAACCCGCCCGACGGTCATCTTGTAAGACTTAGATAAACTTTGAAATTCTATATTTAAGCCAGCGACACCAAAGCGGCGTTCCATCCAATCCGCAGCAGCTTTGCGGTATTCTTTAGTTCTCCAATCGGGGGGATAATTATGAGTCGAAAGCTCGTTAATCGCCTCATGCATCGCCTGGACAATATGCGCTGGCGTCGGACGGTCTGGATCGCCAACTCCAATGTTGATGATGTTCACCCCTTTGGTGACCGTTTCATGCTGGTTGCGATTAATCTTGGCAAATAGGTAGGACGGGGTCTTTTCTAAACGTTTGGCAAACTGCACGACGATTTAACAACTGAAAAAAAGAGCAAGTGGAAACAATTAGACAGTTGACCGCCAGGTGAGTCAAACGGATGAGAAGATTGATTTAGAAAGATTCCGACGGCACAAATATTGTCTCGTGCCATCGACTAAATCTACCTTGAATTTTTAATGTCTTTTATGCACTTGGTACCAGTTGAATTCGACCGGCATCCATCTCTGACATGAGTAATTCCAGTGCCTCATAATCAACGTCAGAAATGTGACCCATTCTGGTCAATTCATAATTTATTTCGTTCTCTATATCTGGAGTTAATTTCTTAATATAGAGAGCTTTTTCTACCAGTTGACGAATCGCGTATGTAGTTCTCATAAAAACCGATAGAACTCCGCATTTAAAAATTATCGTTTGAATATATAGATGAACCAGTGATCTAAAACTAGACTGTAAAGTGATCTAAATCACTGTGAGTTTCGCCCCAATTGCAGCTGATTTTTTAAATAATTTCCGACAACTCCATGAAGCTTCGGAGTTGATGCTTTATAGCAATAATATTATCGTTGATGAGTTTTAATCTTGTGAAGAATAGCCGCAGATGTCTGTTTGAAGACCTAAGCCCCTGCCTTGCAGAAATGCGCTTCGCATAGGATTATACAAAGAATACATCTGTCTTTGGTTAGATGCAGCGATTGTAAAAGATGAATAGAAGGATTTTCTTAATATAGAACTTCTAGAAAGTCCGTATTAGAGAACACGTTCTCAGGCAATCTTATTGAAAACTTTATATAAAAGGAGGTAACTAATGAAGATTTAGCAAATTACCTAAAAGGGGGTAGGCAATATCATATTTACCGTTTATTGTCGAAGCTATTACACAAATTTTTGTTTAGAGTTGAAACAGGATATTGTCATGCAAAATACGCTAGTTCGCCCCAACGTTGCAGTTATTCGCCCCCAAGGTCATATCAATGCATCGAATGCGGTTGAGTTCCAAGGTCAACTGACAGCAGCTGTTTCTTCACCCGAGCAATCCATTGTGCTAGTTGATATGGCGCAAGTAGAGTTCCTCGATAGTGCTGGCTTGATGGCGTTTGTTTCGGCTCACCGTTTAGCACACAGTCTAGGACGGCGGTTTAGCCTCTCTTCAGTGTCGCCCTCCATTCGGATGATTTTTGAACTGGCTCAACTTGACGGAGTCTTTGAAATTTTAGAAAG
Above is a window of Coleofasciculus sp. FACHB-T130 DNA encoding:
- a CDS encoding STAS domain-containing protein; the encoded protein is MQNTLVRPNVAVIRPQGHINASNAVEFQGQLTAAVSSPEQSIVLVDMAQVEFLDSAGLMAFVSAHRLAHSLGRRFSLSSVSPSIRMIFELAQLDGVFEILESPAALEANIGV